The window CGGTCTTCTGCGTATTCGTTAAACAGCTCCCAAGCGAGGATGTTGGCAAAAGGAGCTAGCCGGGCCAACAGGTAATCCCAGTAACGTTCCATTTCTGGGTCCGGGATAGGCGCTGGCGGCTCGCGCCGTAGCCGGCAGAAGATCACGGGCTGCATCAGCACTCCATGCTGTGCTGCATGTTGCACCAGGACCTCAACCCGCTGCCAGAAGCGCACCGCAAAGCGTGTGAAATCGGGAACCAGCCGTGAGCCGCCCCACGGCCAGACATCCTTACCCACCTCGGTGAAGAAATAGTCAGTCTCCAGCGCAAAACGGAGACAATTAAAACCGCGAGCCGCCGCCTGGTCAATGAAATCCAAAGCGTTCTTCGCTACCGCCAGCAGCCAAGCCGTCTTCGAGAGCACAAACGGCCGGCTGCCATCCTCGCGCAGGAAGTGATAAGGGTGAGCAGGGTCCACGCGCACGATGCCGGGGCGGGTCGAAGGCACACAGCGAAACACCCCTTGCGTCTCCACCGGCTTATTCGTCCCCTGGAAGTGGAGCCGGTATCGGTAATCGCCCTCCTGACCTGGCATGAAGCGGATCCGGTAAAGGGAACCATCTTCACTGTCGCAAAAGCCAGTGATCCCGATCTCTCGTCCATCTGGCGTGATGATCACCCCGCTCAGCCGGGCATCCAGAAATGGATTGGCGACACAATGCGGGGGTGCCTGCAGAAACCACTCGATCGTATCAAAGCGCGGCACGGTCGCCGGCGGTGAGAGGAACTGATACGGAAGCGATTTCATCTTGACAGCTGATCAGCTATCTGTTAAAATGAATTTGCTATACGAAAAGGAGCGCAGGATGCCTAATTCCGTTGTTGAACAGCCGCCCTTGTTGCCTATCCAGGGAACCCAAGGCGAATACGGTCCGCCAGTGGCCGAAGCCGCTTCGCTCTCCCATCAGTCTGCGCTGGTCACGGCTATGAACGCGTTTCACATCTACATGCTGCGCAAAGGGTTCACGGAGAACACCATCAAGGCATTCATGGGCGACCTGCGCATCCTCAGCCGCTATCTGGGAGCCAATCATCCTATTGGCCGGATTAGCACAGAGGACCTCAACAACTTCCTGGCTTACCTGCTCTTTCAACGTGGCAAACCATGCAATCCCAAATCATTCGCCCGGCGCCTAACCACGCTCAAGGTATTCTTCGGCTGGCTAGCCGAGACCCAGGTGATCGCCTCAGATCCCGCTGCGCCGATTGTCCACCAACCAGTACGCACGCCGCTGCCCGAGATCCTCTTCGATGACGAGGTAGAGCGGCTGATCCGTACAGCTCAGGACATGTTATGGGCCTCACGCCCAGATGCTCGCCCTTATGTCTTGCTAAACCTGCTGTTACAGACCGGCATTAAGAAGAGTGAGTGCATGAATCTGCGGCTGGACGACTTCGACCTGTCGAACCCAGCGGCTCCCTCTCTCATTGTACGTTATGACAACCCGCGCCACATGCACAAAGAGCGTCGGCTCAGTTTTAGCCCCTACCTCGTCCCAGCCCTTCGCCAATATCTCGCCGAATACCAGCCAAAAACACATCTCTTTGAGTGTACGGCGCGTAATCTGGAGTACGTACTGGCTGATCTGGGTAACAGAGCGGGTCTGACCAAGCCTGTAGGATTCGAGGTGCTGCGGTGGACTTGCGCCGTGCGTGACTATCGCGCTGGGATGTCCGAGGAACGGCTGCGGAAAAAGCTAGGGCTCTCCCTCATAAGCTGGCGCGAGGCCCGTGAGAAAATCCGCAAGCTGGCTGCGCCCGGGCTATAGACGC is drawn from Anaerolineae bacterium and contains these coding sequences:
- a CDS encoding tyrosine-type recombinase/integrase gives rise to the protein MPNSVVEQPPLLPIQGTQGEYGPPVAEAASLSHQSALVTAMNAFHIYMLRKGFTENTIKAFMGDLRILSRYLGANHPIGRISTEDLNNFLAYLLFQRGKPCNPKSFARRLTTLKVFFGWLAETQVIASDPAAPIVHQPVRTPLPEILFDDEVERLIRTAQDMLWASRPDARPYVLLNLLLQTGIKKSECMNLRLDDFDLSNPAAPSLIVRYDNPRHMHKERRLSFSPYLVPALRQYLAEYQPKTHLFECTARNLEYVLADLGNRAGLTKPVGFEVLRWTCAVRDYRAGMSEERLRKKLGLSLISWREAREKIRKLAAPGL
- a CDS encoding DUF5060 domain-containing protein is translated as MKSLPYQFLSPPATVPRFDTIEWFLQAPPHCVANPFLDARLSGVIITPDGREIGITGFCDSEDGSLYRIRFMPGQEGDYRYRLHFQGTNKPVETQGVFRCVPSTRPGIVRVDPAHPYHFLREDGSRPFVLSKTAWLLAVAKNALDFIDQAAARGFNCLRFALETDYFFTEVGKDVWPWGGSRLVPDFTRFAVRFWQRVEVLVQHAAQHGVLMQPVIFCRLRREPPAPIPDPEMERYWDYLLARLAPFANILAWELFNEYAEDRSYQAYMACYLRAHDPYRHLICTSFGTTEDAAWPDADWLDLAINHSCTSSDPARHGLDAYYRRVALNIHRYRKPAWCNESGRERHHGNDDPVHRRKQAWVWNISGDYWSYHAWTGCEGIETGGWGPGEEYCQHMRPFWETHTRWWEMEPDVCGILARPPSDFAYLLRSEDEAVVYLVNELSGAVTQAGELTLALPVGEYELAFYYPADGRYRKMTGSWRTSAEGVLTLRTPAFIDDLVVHLQRVYKR